The Tripterygium wilfordii isolate XIE 37 chromosome 21, ASM1340144v1, whole genome shotgun sequence genome segment TGTAAACCCTATTCAACAGTGAATATTAGTTTGACTTTACACATAATCCAAACTCCAAATCCTTGATTActcattttgattatgaaagATAAGCTTCAACCCCCACTAATAATAGGGAAAAAGTATTTCCATCCCTAAATTAGTTATCTCACCCCCAatcattgattttaatttttcattattgttttatatatgatttgatatttgattcttttgaattgcGTGTAATTTTACATTTGATTCTCATTTcaaaaattagttattccatcCCCTTATTGGTTATCCCATCCTCATCTATCAATGTTAGTTGAACGAAGTGATTACTATTTACAAATCCTATTGTGATAGTAATACGTTCATGTTCAAGCATTGTCCACCTCAATATGAACGTATTATTATCACAATTGGATTTGTGAATGGTAACCACATCGTTCAATTGACATTGATAAATGATTATCTGATGTctcctattatgattcagtGGTTTGGATATATGTATGATTATGCAAATGAATGGGTCACTTCGTACAGAGAACAACTTGcagcatacattaaatgtatCCACTAACCTGCATTGATATGATGTAataagttttaattaattgataggGGTGAGAACGTCACTAAGAGGGTGGGAAAACTAATTTTTGGAATGaaaatcaaatgtcaaatcacacGCAATTCAAAAGATTGAATGGGCCACTTCGTACAGAGAACAACTTGTAGTATACATTAAATGTATACGCTAACCTGCattgatgtgatgtaataagtttgctttaattaattaataggggTGGGAACATCAATAAGGGGTGGGGAAATTAATTTTTGGAATGAGAATCAAATGTTAAATCACACACAattcaaaaatatcaaatcatatataaaataataaaaaaaattaaaaccaatgATCAAGGGGTGGGAATGCttttgatgaacattatttacatccTATTTTGTACTAAGTACACTCCACTCttgtgtgtttttaaagggttaatagaatatatttaataaaaaatggggtaCAAATAATATTCATTATACCTTTTTCCCTAATAATATTCttccaaagttttttttttttttgaaccaaacacacacacagagcAATAAACCTAGCTAACCAAACACCGCCCCTAAGGGCAAAAAGATGTTTGGTTTGCTAGACTTATATACTACACACACTTGAAACAACCGATGTGAGAGTTTTACCCATGCTTTTCAAGTGAAACACTCAAACAATTTTGGACTCAACACACACCGGACTAGAACAgagttttagtttttttaacCCAAGCACACACACAGAGCAATAAACCTAGCTAACCAAACACCGCCCCTAAGGGCAAAAAGATGTTTGGTTTACTAAATTCTTCCAAAGTTATTAAACTgtatcttgaaaaaaaaaaccaaccaattaatatctataatttattttttaaaatatattgtattgttattttattaatattacaaaaaaatatttgttcatttataatataattgataaaaattaaataaatatttttaaaatgattgaaaaataaatattttaaattatggaGGATGATTTAGAGGAGATGATTTGAAATACTCGTAGAATTGTAATTAGGTAAAACCGAAAATGACTTGTATTTTTTAAGTCCAGAGTCTAGACTCTAACCTGAAttgtatttaattgaccaaacatgaattgatttaaattcgaatgagtaaatcagacaataacCTAAATCAGGTTAGgtccaaacaaataaatcagaTAAGATTTTTAtattccaaaatgatatatgttcataattttctcatccataaacttacataggTGGCAAGTCAGATatgcatgtcacatagattaaaaaaaccaaacaaactttCTTAAAGAAGTCACGTAGGtatgccacatgtttatgtaagtttatggatacgTAGTGCTTTTGTTCTATATTTGGATCCAGACCCAATTTTAAAtcaagcaatttttttttttgtttagacctagacatataatttatatcaaattttgttttaattctgaTGGAATAAATTTGATCATCTTAATCGGATATAGTTTTATCACCCCTAATGTTATGTTATCCTCTTTTGAAGAGAAACCATTCAATTTACTTATATAAAGTGAAAGAGGTATTATCGTGAATAGAAGAAAGTAGAAGGGCAGCCATCATGGGTGCGTAGAGCGAAAGCTATCGGAGAGCAGAGCAGAGCAAAAAGTGGCAGACATAAAccaaaaatccaaaaacaaaagcGGAGGAGACGAGAACCTTGAAAATTCAACCTATGCTCTCAAATTTGGATAAGGCGTCACGGActattcttttattttaataataattttgtttAGGGGTTCTATTGGGAAGATCCACGATGCCTCCCTTGTCCACGTGTCCCTCGTCCTTCGTTTTCAAGAAGAGAATAGAAGCAGAGTACAAATAACAGAGTCCACCCCCCACAAAACCCCCCGAAACTCCGCCACTttgtagagagagaaggaagTGAAGGTTTTTGTTAGTTGGTGGTAAGGGTTTTTTTCGCTCCTGTTTGGGGACTGGGAAAGTGTTGGATTGTTGGAGGGGTTGTTAAATTTGGTAAATGTACGTAGGTTCTATGCGAAAGTCGTTCAAGGATTCCTTGAAAGTGCTCGAAGCTGATATTCAACATGCTAATACACTGTAAGTATCAATTCATGTCTGTGCTTGGCTTTATCTCCTTTTTTTGGTTccgggttttgattttttttcttggggTTTTTGTTTGACTTTTGTTCGGAAATGACGATTCTTTTTTGTGCATACGGGTTTGATGATggaaatggaaaacaaaatttcCTTGCAGCCTCAAATTTAGGTTTTTGTCTTTGCTCTCACTGTCTTAGATGGTTAAAATCAAATGATTAttgctttcaatttttttttatgcttttcactATGTGTCTGGGCATAGTTGTTTCTCTTTTTCTGTTGAAAGCAATTTACCACATCTCTCTatcagacacacacacacaatggcTGCTTGAGTATTACATTTGATTCCTTCTAATATCTTCTTCCTAGATTTCTTTTAAGTTACTTCTGGCCAATTTTTGACTTTCACTTTACACTCGTCTCCCCCTTCATAAGAGTAATCTTAAGCTTTTTTTAGCTCAAAATTGCTTTCTTTAGCGGATATTGTGGTCTAAGTTCCTTTCTTCCATGGTTCGCGTTCGCCTATTGCTTTTGTTGAAAATATCTTTGCTGGATTACATTTGACTTTATTAAGATTGAAGCTCCACTAAAGGGAGAGAATTGCCCCTTTTTTATTGGGGTAGTGTGACATTTCCTAATTTTGATACAATATGTTTACTTGCCTTCACGTGGACGTGGGTTCCACTTGATTCCGTCCCCCTCACATTGTTGTGATGCTGACTTAGGGACTCTGGGGCCAGACATGTTGAGTGTCTTTGCTTCTGCTATGTCTTGGTGCCTCGTCATGTCctataattttacttattttggATAATTACATCAAGCGGTGATGTTGTTTTGCAGTCTTCATAACTCCGATTCAGTAACTTAAATAAATAATCACATCGTTCTAGAAATGGCGTGAAGTCTCTAATAATATATGGAAAAGATCAATTTTCTGGTTATCAAGTGTTCTACATTCCCCATTTTTTGCCATGGAAAGTTGCTTGTAATTGTGGCTTTGTTTGTATGCTAGACATATTGGTCCTTTTAATTACTTTGATAGCAAGTGATTTAAATTGCCAAAAATAGCTGGGTGTTGGCATCTACTTTGTGCAAACATGAGGGAGTGGGAAATTAGTTATAACAGTGAGGTTCCATGATTAATTGTGTCATTACATGTTCATGTGTGTTTGGATTCATATTGTAATTGTGATCTGCAGGGCATCAGATTTTCCGAGGGATTATGATGGTGCATGCCTACAGATGAGAATGTCATACAGTCCAGCCGCACATCTGCTCCTTTTTCTTGTGCAATGGACTGATTGCAATCTTGCAGGGGCCCTCGGACTGTTAAGAATCCTTATTTATAAGGTTgactttttcattttgattaaaaatatttcaactAATCATTAATATTGCTTACCTTGGTGATTTTGCCTCCTGATGCAGGTTTATGTGGACGGCACGACTACCATGTCCACGCATGAAAGGAAAGCGAGCATCAGGGAGTTCTATGGTGAGTTTCTGCCTACCTAGTGTTTTGACTGATTGTTATTAGAATATTTAGTGCTACATATGCCATAGAACTCTGCCTACCTAGTGTTTTGACTGATTGTTATTAGAATATttagtgctatatatatatatatatatatatatatatagaggaattctcctataagtactcaaagtaaggacttaaaataagtacaattttttgaccattgatttaagtgaaatgactagTGGGACCCACTGTTTTGAATCCctcatgttttaaatcaatggtcaaaaagctgtacttattttaagtccttactttaagtacttataggagaattcctcatatatatatatgtataaatttaTGTCTCATTTAGCTGGTAGTGGTTGTTATGTTGATCTCCTTTGCTTTCTTTGTTGTGGCCAGCGATAATTTATCCCTCATTACTGCAACTTCAAAGAGGTGATATCGACACTGAAGATAGAAGGCAGAAGGCGGTCTGCATGGAGAGGTATCGAAGAAGAGATGATGAGGATCGTATACAGTATACTGATgtagaaattgaaaaagaagacGAATGTGGGATATGCATGGAGATGAATAGTAAGATTGTATTACCCAACTGCAACCATACCTTGTGCTTGAAATGTTACCGTGAATGGTaattccatctctctctctctctctcttatgtgTACTCACACACACGGGTAATACCCCGAATTCTTGATATTATGTAGACTTGTTGCAACCAGACCCGAGAAGATGTTGAGCTAAAATTTGACAATTATTCTTTTGCATATTATTTGTACTTAAAAATGCTATTTTTAATACTTAACATGCTGCAGTTGCACATCCTTTGGAAATATTAGGTTTGCCTTTTTGTGCatgttaaaatatatatgtgatggatGGTAGAAGAAAGAGAGGTGGTTCTGTTGGAAAAGTAGTTACAATGTGGTGTGTTTATCGACACTATTTATACCAGTTTGCATCCTTTGAGTCCAGAACTTGAAGATATGGAATATGTGGGTTGCAGCTGTTGAGTTCTAAAAAATTCCCATATAGTTTTCTCACAGTTGTTTTCAACTATGATTGAGGGACTTGAGACTCCAATTTAATCATGCTGGTTATGGTTATATTTTCAGATTGTTGCACTTGTTAACTCCATCATGTGTATTTGTTTGTTggagggaggggaggggggTTTGTTTGTTCAAGGAAATAGTTAATTTCTTCCTTGCTTTGGTCTATAGTGAGTTGGACGTGGAGAGCTTCTCAGCATTAGCAACAGGCAACTAAATATTTCATATCCATATCTTTCTTAACTGGCATAAGCTGCACTGCTGCAGATTGGGTGAATACTAGTTTTGACTAAATGAAGATGTTCCATGTTTTTTATGCAATGTGTGCTACTATTAgtctcattttattttatttttgtttttgattagtATCTTTATGTGTTAATTGATATCGATATTTGCAGGAGATCAAGATCCCAGTCATGCCCCTTTTGCCGTGACAGTCTTAAAAGGGTGAATTCTGGCGATCTATGGGTATTTACTGATAGCAGGGACATAATCGACATGGCAACAGTGACAAGAGAGAACCTTAGGAGGCTATTCATGTATATAGACAAGTTGCCTTTGATTGTACCAGAAAACCTTTTTGACGCATACGAGTCTCACCTAAAGTAAGTTACTAAAACAGTCTCAAGTTGCCTCTTCTGCACTCCTTGCAGGAGTAATTCCACTATGATTCGGCATAATTGCTGGGATTGTTCCGGCAAATTTAGATCATCTAGAAGCCGCCGGCCTCCGCCATGAAGGCTCAGGCCAGTGGGTGAAGTTGAGATGGTTTATTTATAGTCATCTTATAAATTGTATGTAGCAAATGTGTATATGCTTTTGTATAGCCTTGATTGAAGAACTTATGATGATGATTCTCTTCTTGAGTTGCTATCGTTCTTGGAATTCAACTTCTTTCAGGATAAGGTCGCAGTGATATGAAAATTCCAAGAAAACATGGTATAACCATTGATTAAGGAGTGAATGAAAGCCCTGAAATGGCTTTGTTGCTTTGTTTTATGTGTAGTTACCAAATGAAGGTGGGAGTAACTTGAAGGAAAAATCAGGTTTGTTGTTGAAAAACTAGTAGAAGTGTCATTGGTAGCATCAGTGTGGAACTTCGAAATTCATGTCACTTCATGAGGCATTGCTGATGAAATGATTGGGCTGAGCCCATGTTTGGGCCTTGGGCTAATGATCTTTAAGGCCTGCGTTTAATAATAATTGCTGAATTAGAGTTGGGCTCATCAAACTAGTACTCTAGCAGGCCGAGCTGGGCCCAGTTCTCCGTGGTTGGGCCTATGATCCTTGGGCCCTTGTTATAGAATTGGCTGTTTCGGACCGAAATGTGAGTAGTCGAGCAGTGCGCTACAATCACCGCATTGCGGTGAGAGCGAAATTGAAGCAAcaagaagttgttttcaatCTCAGTGCAACATGATAGACTGAATTTTGGGCATTTCTAATTTTACCCTTAATCACTTTTTATCATTCaacttatatttttataaaaataaattaatcaaaatttaattgatattaacgaaaaattttcatttttaccTTTACCTCGCTATAATATTCTTATTGGTGaaccaaatatttttttatcacTTCAACTCATCCCATGCAAACAATTTCGAAACTCACCTCATCACAAGtgatcaaaacacaacacaCTCCCCAAACGGACAATTAGAGTGCGTTTGGATTTGGGGAGAATGGAAATGGAGTTTCCTTTcgatttatttgtttggatactttataaaaaattaaggggagaaaTTTGAGGGAATTTgtgaggaagatttcattaaatttttaccaaaattctttcctcctaaaatggagtcatttggaggggatggatgactaattaagttatttataagttaaaaatctattttacccttatacatactAATACTTAAAACATTAAAAGTAAGGATGAATAAGTAAATTAaatcatttttctttcatttatttatttttttatctatcaAACATGATAGAGAGAAATGTATTatctctttcattctctttccttcccccaaatccgtcaatccaaacacactcttagagttAGGTTCGTCAAACGAGCAGGCCGAGCTGGGCCCGATTCTCCTTACATGGGCCTAAGATCCTTGGGCCCCTTCTTATCTTCTTGACATGCAACCCTATACCCTAATCCACAAATAAATATAGGAACAAAACGTAAGTCCAGGCTGTAAAGTCGAAACCTCGGcattcaaaaccaaaaaaaagagagttatcCAAGTCATagcctctctctccctccctctttaATAATTCACAAATATCAAACATCCTGTTGCAGAAGAAGCAAAAATACCGGGAGAGAAAAGGAGGCGAAGAAATAGAGATGGGGAgaggggaagagagagatgaggaggaggaaggt includes the following:
- the LOC119988341 gene encoding E3 ubiquitin-protein ligase AIRP2-like isoform X2 produces the protein MRKSFKDSLKVLEADIQHANTLASDFPRDYDGACLQMRMSYSPAAHLLLFLVQWTDCNLAGALGLLRILIYKVYVDGTTTMSTHERKASIREFYAIIYPSLLQLQRGDIDTEDRRQKAVCMERYRRRDDEDRIQYTDVEIEKEDECGICMEMNSKIVLPNCNHTLCLKCYREWRSRSQSCPFCRDSLKRVNSGDLWVFTDSRDIIDMATVTRENLRRLFMYIDKLPLIVPENLFDAYESHLK
- the LOC119988341 gene encoding E3 ubiquitin-protein ligase AIRP2-like isoform X1, producing the protein MYVGSMRKSFKDSLKVLEADIQHANTLASDFPRDYDGACLQMRMSYSPAAHLLLFLVQWTDCNLAGALGLLRILIYKVYVDGTTTMSTHERKASIREFYAIIYPSLLQLQRGDIDTEDRRQKAVCMERYRRRDDEDRIQYTDVEIEKEDECGICMEMNSKIVLPNCNHTLCLKCYREWRSRSQSCPFCRDSLKRVNSGDLWVFTDSRDIIDMATVTRENLRRLFMYIDKLPLIVPENLFDAYESHLK